A genomic region of Ochotona princeps isolate mOchPri1 chromosome 17, mOchPri1.hap1, whole genome shotgun sequence contains the following coding sequences:
- the ADPRM gene encoding manganese-dependent ADP-ribose/CDP-alcohol diphosphatase, translating to MDNKANPGALGERSDYLFSFGVIADIQYANLEDGYNFQGNRRRYYRQSLLHLQDAIQEWNNARVSPSCVLQLGDVIDGYNAQYRTSEKSLERVMNIFETLKVPVHHTWGNHEFYNFSRDFLTHSKLNSKFLEDQIAHHPKTVPSEDYYAYHFAPFPKFRFILLDSYDLSILGVDQSSPKYQQSMKMLQDHNPNAELNSPQGLSEPQFVQFNGGFSQEQLDWLNEVLTFSDTNQEKVVLVSHLPIYPEASDSVCLAWNYRDALRVIWSHQCVVCFFAGHTHDGGYARDPCGVHHVNLEGVIETAPDSQAFGTVYVYPDRMMLKGRGRVPDRVLNYNQQKALLF from the exons ATGGATAATAAGGCAAATCCTGGAGCTTTGGGTGAACGTTCCGATTATCTCTTCTCCTTTGGAGTCATAGCAGATATTCAGTATGCTAACTTGGAAGACGGCTATAACTTCCAGGGCAACAGGCGGCGGTACTACAGGCAGAGCCTTCTTCATCTACAGGATGCCATTCAAGAGTGGAATAACGCACGCGTCAGCCCTTCCTGCGTCCTTCAGCTTGGAGATGTCATTGATGGCTACAACGCACAGTACAGAACATCAGAAAAGTCCCTGGAACGTGTCATGAACATATTTGAGACCCTGAAAGTCCCAGTGCATCACACATGGGGAAATCATGAATTCTACAACTTCAGCAGAGACTTTCTGACACACTCAAAACTCAACTCGAAGTTTCTCGAAGATCAGATTGCACACCATCCCAAGACTGTACCATCGGAGGATTACTATGCATATCATTTTGCGCCATTCCCTAAGTTCCGGTTCATTTTACTCGATTCTTATGACTTAAGCATCCTGGGCGTGGACCAGTCTTCCCCGAAATACCAGCAGAGTATGAAGATGCTGCAGGACCACAATCCCAATGCGGAATTGAATAGCCCTCAAG GACTTTCTGAGCCCCAGTTTGTGCAGTTTAATGGAGGATTCAGTCAGGAACAGCTGGACTGGCTGAACGAAGTGCTCACCTTCTCTGACACGAACCAGGAAAAAGTGGTGCTCGTGA GCCATCTTCCCATTTACCCAGAGGCCTCAGACAGCGTGTGCCTGGCCTGGAACTACAGAGATGCTCTGAGAGTTATCTGGTCCCACCAGTGTGTAGTGTGCTTCTTTGCCGGTCACACTCATGACGGCGGCTACGCCAGGGACCCCTGTGGCGTGCACCACGTCAACCTGGAGGGCGTTATCGAGACGGCTCCCGACAGCCAAGCGTTCGGCACCGTCTATGTCTATCCCGACAGAATGATGTTGAAGGGGCGAGGCAGAGTTCCAGACAGAGTTCTGAATTACAACCAGCAGAAAGCTTTACTCTTTTAG
- the LOC101531612 gene encoding protein SCO1 homolog, mitochondrial: MPNELESALSPPRCPVSPCASRGNHPGHAGPTSRRQEPPGTRRLLSFGCCWARADAAQPSSGEARASPAGPLPGRKRKRRREARGRIGGGAFPELMAGFPLRAGALLWGPVVGLLRRPWPRGLGLGGPPAGAVGVVRRQLCAWPEETWRASGPARGCSRSRAFGTAMPPPPGSSGPDARGRQDPSRPSQPGPVSWKSLAVTFAIGGALLAGMKYFKREKTEKLEKERQRSLGKPLLGGPFSLVTHTGEPKTDKDYLGQWVLIYFGFTHCPDVCPEELEKMMQVVDEIDDIPSLPNLTPLFITIDPERDTKEAVANYVKEFSPKLVGLTGTKEAIDQVARAYRVYYSPGPKDEDEDYIVDHTIIMYLVGPDGEFLDYFGQNKKNGEIAGSIAAHMRAHMKKC, from the exons ATGCCCAATGAGCTGGAATCCGCCCTCAGCCCGCCTAGATGCCCAGTGAGCCCTTGCGCGTCTCGCGGTAACCACCCAGGACATGCGGGACCCACCTCCAGACGCCAAGAACCCCCGGGCACGCGCCGGCTCCTTAGCTTTGGATGCTGCTGGGCCCGGGCCGACGCGGCGCAGCCATCGAGCGGAGAGGCCAGAGCATCCCCGGCCGGGCCGCTTCCGGGGAGGAAGCGGAAACGCCGACGGGAAGCCAGGGGGCGGATCGGAGGTGGCGCGTTCCCGGAGCTCATGGCGGGGTTTCCTCTCCGAGCCGGTGCGCTCCTCTGGGGTCCGGTGGTCGGGCTCCTGCGGCGTCCGTGGCCCCGAGGCCTCGGGCTTGGGGGCCCGCCGGCCGGGGCCGTGGGAGTCGTGCGGCGGCAGCTGTGCGCGTGGCCTGAAGAGACATGGCGGGCATCGGGGCCGGCGCGAGGCTGTTCGAGAAGCCGGGCCTTCGGCACGGCCATGCCGCCACCCCCGGGGTCGTCGGGACCCGATGCCAGAGGCCGCCAGGACCCCTCGCGGCCCTCGCAGCCTGGG CCTGTGTCCTGGAAGTCTCTGGCGGTCACGTTTGCTATCGGCGGAGCTCTGCTGGCGGGGATGAAGTACTTCAAGAGAGAGAAGACGGAGA AGCTGGAGAAGGAACGGCAGCGAAGCCTCGGAAAGCCCCTGCTTGGGGGACCGTTCTCCCTCGTAACTCACACTGGGGAGCCCAAAACGGACAAGGACTACCTGGGCCAGTGGGTGCTCATCTACTTCGGTTTCACTCATTGTCCTGATGTCTGTCCGGAAGAACTGGAGAAGATGATGCAAGTCGTGGATGAGATCG ATGATATCCCAAGTCTGCCAAACTTAACTCCGCTTTTCATCACCATTGACCCAGAGAGGGACACAAAAGAAGCCGTTGCCAACTACGTGAAAG AATTTTCTCCCAAGCTGGTTGGCTTGACTGGCACCAAAGAAGCGATTGACCAGGTCGCCAGAGCATACCGAGTGTACTACAGCCCTGGCCCCAAAGATGAGGACGAGGACTACATA GTGGATCATACAATAATCATGTACTTGGTTGGACCAGATGGGGAGTTTCTGGATTATTTTGGCCAGAACAAGAAGAACGGAGAGATAGCGGGCTCCATTGCCGCGCACATGAGGGCGCACATGAAGAAGTGCTAG